In the genome of Thiorhodovibrio winogradskyi, the window GCCGCTGCATAATCCTGGATCCCGATCAGCACCCGCGCCAGACGTAGCCCGGCCAGCGTCTTGAGCAAGGGTGTGGGTGCCTGATCGATGGCCGCGCGCAGTGCCTCGGCCGCCGCCGCGCTCTGGCTTTGGTCATTCCGTGCCTTGGCCAGGGCGAGCTGGCCGAAATACTCGTAGGCCGTGGACCCATGATTCTCGCTTAGGCGCGACTGCTGTTCGGTGGCAACGCTCAGCAGCGAATCGCGCGCCTGACCCGCGGCTGATCCACCCGGCTCCGCTGGATCGGACTCGGATGCCACGCCACCCTGCGCCGGCGGCATGTTCGAGACCTGACTCACAGTGACCATCAGCTCCTCGAAGGCGAGCGATGCCTGCTGCCCGCGCTGCTCCTGATAGCCGACCCAGGCACGCCAGCCAAAGATGGCCGCCAGTCCGATCACCACCCCGGAGACCACCGCAAGGCCGTTTTCTTTCCACCATTTTTTGATGGCTTCGGCTTTTTCTTCGTCGGTTTGCAAATCGACCACGGTCTTATCCTTGTGTATAAATAACCCTGTCTATTGATCGAATCGATCAAAGGCCCAGTTTCCCAGCCAGATTGCGTGACAAATCAGCAAGCGCGACAGACTCTTGCGCCCCCTCGCCGCGCAACGGCTTAACGCTGACTTGCCCCCCGGCCAGTTCCTCGTCACCCAGCACCAGCGCAAAATGGGCGCCGCTGCGGTCGGCTTTCTTGAACTGACTCTTGAAGCTTCCGCCACCGCAATGGCACAGCAAGCGCACCCCAGGCAGTTGCTCGCGCACTTGCTCCGCCACCAGCACGGCCCGTGCCTCGGCCTGTTCACCGACCGCGACCAGATAGAGGTCTGGCGCGTCTTTTAGATCCGCGGCACTCGGCGCGCTCAGATCGAGCAACCGCTCCAGCCCCATGGCAAACCCAATAGCGGGCGTGGCACGTCCGCCGAGTTGCTCGACCAGTCCGTCGTAGCGCCCCCCGGCGCAAACAGCCCCCTGAGCACCCAGGGCATCGGTGACCCACTCGAAGACAGTGCGGTTGTAGTAATCCAACCCGCGCACCAGTCGCGGATTGATGCGCACCTCGAGCCCAGCACCCTCGAGCCCGCGGCAAAGCGCGTCAAAATGCGCACGCGCCTCGCTGCCTAGGTAATCGAGCAGGCTGGGCGCGGCGTCAATCAGTTCACGCAGCAGCGGATTCTTGCTGTCGAGCACCCGCAGCGGGTTGGTCGCAAGACGGCGCAGGCTATCCTCATCAAGCGCGTCGCGATATTGGTCGAGATAGGCGACCAAATCCTCGCGGTAACGGACACGGTCTGCTGGATCACCCAGGCTGTTGAGTTCCAGATGGAGGTCCGTCAGCCCGAGCGCCTCCCACAGCCGACGCGTGAGGAGAATCTGCTCGAGATCAATGTCCGGGCCGCTCAGCCCGAAGACCTCAACGCCAATCTGGTGAAATTGCCGATACCGGCCTCGCTGCGGCCGCTCGCGCCGAAACATGGGCCCGGCATACCACAGCCGCTGTGGCTGACCGAGCAGACCATGCTCAATGGCCGCGCGCACGCAGCTCGCGGTGCCTTCGGGGCGCAGACTGAGATGATCGCCGCCGCGATCCTCGAAGCTATACATTTCCTTCTCGACGATGTCGGTCACTTCGCCGATGGAGCGTCGAAAAAGCCCAGTCTGCTCGACCAGGGGCATGCGAATTTCCCGATACCCGTAACCCGCGAGCAGGTCGCGCGCGCAACCCTCCAGCCACTGCCAACGGGCGCTATCCGCCGGAAGAATATCGTGCATGCCGCGCACGGCTTTTAGCTGCGCGGGTGGCTTTGCCGGTGCTTGTGCGGGCATTGCAACCCGAGTCTGTTCGACCATGTGAATGCTGTTCGCCTCTAGACGAAATCAGGAACCCTGGAGTCAGCGGGTGGCGGGATCAAGTTCGAAACGGGCCACATTGCCTCGCGCGACGGCTTCCACATCGAATTCCTTGCCGTCCACTGTTAGCGCGACAGCTGCCGCATTCCCTAGGATGATGGAGTAAGGGCCCCGTCCCCCGAGAACCCGCCGATCGCCTTTGTTCATTTCGCCAAAGAGTTTGTATTCGCCAGTGGAATCGCGCACATCAACCCAACAGGGTCCGCTAAAGGTCATGATGATTTCCGCGGCGGCGGATGCATCGCTATTGCCATTCTCGGCGGCCACGTCATTCTCGCTCGCAGCGGGATCAGTCGCATCGCGATCAATAATGACGATCAGACTGGCTGGGTTCTGCTCGCTGGGCACTGTAGCCCGTGATGGCGCACCAGATTGCGCACCGGTTTCCGCACCGGTTTCCCCACTGGATTCCGCACCGGACTCCAGGGGGGCTTCTTCGGGCGCGGGCACTGCATCCAAGGTATCGGCCTGCGCGTTCTCTTCCTCGGTAGCCGCGTCGACCATCGCCTCATCCAATTCTCTGCCTTCCGTCCTGAGAGATGCCGACATCTCGGCCTCGTCCGCAAGGCGCGGAAGAACAGGCTGCGCGACTCTGCCGCTCAGCGTGACAGCCGCGCTATCCTGTTCGTCCGTCGGGGAAAACAAATCAGCAACAAAAGCGCCGCCACCTAGCTGTGCTGCCACGAACCAGACCGCTCCGCCAAGCACCAGCAACAATACCAACCCGAGCAGCGGCATCAGCGGAATTTGAAACGGCCGCCCCCCCCCTTCCTGCGCGCGCTCGACGGGCAGTGCCGGATAACGGCCGTCTGGCCGCTGGCGTCGATATTGATCAAGCAAGGGGACAGGATTAAGTCCGAGGATGCGCGCATAGGTGCGCAAATAGCCGATGATAAAGACTTCGCTTGGCAAACCGTCATAGTGATCATCCTCCAGCGCCTCAATGGTGCCGACGGACAGATGCATCTCGGCCGCCACCTGCGTGAGGGTCAGGCCGCTGCTTTCCCGCGCCACGCGCAGCTGACGTCCGGGGCTATCGTGCAACGGATCAGTGGTATCGGTATGGAGCGCGGGCGTCGGTTCGTCAATGCTGTGCATGGGTTCAGGCCGCTAGAGGGTTCTCAATGTCGTGGTCTTTAGGGAGCAAGTTCCATGATTTCGGGTGCATCCGGGAAGCGCTGTCGCAGGGATCCTTCAAGCTTCTTGGCGGCGGCATCGTTGCCCAGCGCCCGCTCAATACGCACCGCGAGCAACAGCGCATTGGCCGTGGCCGCATTCCCCGCGGCCACGTACCGACTCATATAGCCGCGCGCACCCTGGGCATCGCCATTGGCGAGGGCCTGGCTGGCCATGTTCAGTAGCGCCGGACCGAATCGTGGATTTTTCTCGAGTGCCTGGCGCCAATACCGCTCCGCCGCGACCACATCGCCCGCACGCCGCGCGCAGTCGGCGGCATTTGCCAGGGCTACCTCCGGGTTGGCGTAGAGCGGTTTGCTCAGGGCCTGCTGGAACTGTTCTTCCGCATCCTGATAGCGCTGTTGCTTGCACAGTACCACGCCCCAGGCATTGCGGTAATCAGGGTTTTTCGGATCGATCTTAACGGCCTTGCCAAACTCCTTCTCGGCCTCCGCATGCTCGCCAATGCGCTGATACACAATAGCCAGCATATAGCGCGCGCGCGCGCTGCCGCGATCCTCGCGCACCCCTTGCTTGGCGCGCGTCAGCGCGGCCTCGATCTGGCCGCGCTGCAGATAAGCCGAGGCCATGTTGACATAGAGATCCGCGGGGCTTTCCTTTGCGGTTCCAAGTTCAACCTGCAGATCATGATCATCGATACCATCATCGTCGCCGCCCGGCAGCATGGTCGTGCAACCAGCGCTCAGCACGGACGCTGCCAGAAAGGCGCCGACCACGGGAAGAGCACGCCGTCGGTTTTCGACTCGCCCCACAAGCTGGCCGCACGCCGCGGCAATGCCATCGCCGCGCGTCTTGCGTGTGGTGGTGACCAGGCCAGCACCAATCAGACGCAGCCGAAACGCATCGACCCGCTCGGGCGGGCTGGTGGCAAAACCACTCCCGGCAAAGGGATTAAAGGGGATGAGATTGACCTTGGAAGGCACGCCTTCAAGCAGGCGAATCAGTGCCTTGGCGTGCGCCAAACTATCGTTGACGCCATCGAGCATGACATACTCCCAGGTGATGCGTCGGCGCTTATCCGCACCGGCATAGACCTTGCAGGCCGACACCAGTTCCTCGAGCGGGTATTTGCGATTGATCGGCACCAGTTGGTCCCGCAGCGCGTTATTCGGCGCATGCAGTGAGACCGCCAAGGAGACGTCGGCAACCTCTTTTAGCCGGTATATATTGGGGACCACTCCGGAGGTGGACAGAGTCACCCGGGTCTTGGCCAACATATAGGCCAAATCATGCCGCATCACCGCCATGGCTTGCACCACGGCGTCGAAATTGGCCAAGGGCTCGCCCATGCCCATGAGCACCACGTTGGTTGGCGCCAAACCGATGCGCCGGGTTGCGGTCCAGACCTGGCCGATAATTTCGCCCGGGGTCAAATTGCGGTTAAAGCCCTGACGCGCGGTCGCGCAGAACCGACAGTCGAGTGCGCAGCCAACCTGGGATGAGACACATAGCGTGCGTCTCTTGCCTTCAGGAATGAAGACGGTCTCGACCCGCTGCCCGTCGGTAAGTTCAAGTATCCACTTGACCGTGCCATCGGGTGCTGGCTGCTCCAAGGCGACCCGAGGCAAGTCGCAACGACACTGGCGGCCCAGGGATGCGCGCATGGCCGCTGGCAAATCTGTCATGCAGGAAAAGTCCAGCACACCCAGCTTGTGCATCCATTTAAACAGATTGCGACCATGAAAGGCCTTGCCGCCATGCGCGATGGCAAGCTGCTCGCAACCGTGGATGTCAAGCTCTAGCGGATTGATGGACTGAGCCGTGGTCATGAAGCAGGAATCCTGGAATGGTTGACCCATCAACTCAGCGCGTACGCGGGCAAACCCCTTCGGGGAAGAAAAAGGCAATCTCGGTCGCGGCCGTATCCGGCGCATCCGAGCCATGCACCGCATTTTCAGTAAAGGAGTCGGCGAAGTCCGCGCGTATGGTGCCAGGCGCGGCCTGAGCGGGGTTGGTGGCGCCCATGATCTCGCGGTTAAGGGCGATGGCGTCCTCGCCCTCAAGCGCCATGGCCAGCACCGGACCCGAGGTCATGAAACCAACCAGCTCGTCAAAAAAAGGCTTGCCTTGATGCACGGCATAAAAGGCAGTGGCCTGCTCGCGGGTCAGGTGCGACATGCGAGCGGCGACAATCCGCAAGCCGGCTTTCTCGAATCGCTCGCAAATGGCTCCGATGGCATTCTTTGCCACCGCGTTAGGCTTAATGATGGATAAGGTTTGCTGGACGCTCATGCTGACTCCTTGAAGCGGGCTTGCGCCCTGGAAACAAAAAAGTGTGATCCAAGCGCACAAGTCTAATCGGGAAGTGGCCCGAAAATCCATCTGTCGCGCGCAAATGTCGAGGAGATGAGGTGACAAGGACGCTCAGGTTCGCGACAATCCAAGGTTTTTTGCCTTGGACCATTTGGCAATCACTAACGGGAAAAGCGGCCATGAGCGATTATGATCTTTTCAACGGCGATGCGGACGGGCTCTGCGCCCTGCAGCAACTGCGTCTGGCCGAACCCCGTGCGAGCCAGCTAATCACTGGCGTCAAACGCGATATAGCCTTGCTCGGGCAGGTACGGCCAGCTCCCGGCGATCGGCTCACGGTACTCGATATCTCGCTGGATAAAAACCGCACGGATCTGGAGCGAGTACTCGCGGCCGGCGCCACCGTGCGCTGGTTCGACCACCATTATGCCGGAGAAATTCCAACCCACGACCGGCTCGAGGCGCATATCGATCCCTGCCCGGATCAGGGGACCAGTTTGCTGGTGAATACCGCGCTTGACGGGCACTTTCTCCCGTGGGCGCTGGTCGGCACCTTTGGCGATAATTTCGATGCCAGAGCACGGCGACTGGCTACCGCGGCTGGACTGTCCGAGCAAGACACCGACGCATTGCGTGAGCTTGGCATTTTGCTCAACTACAACGGCTATGGGGCACAGGTCAGCGACCTGCATTTTGCGCCCGACGCGCTCTTTCGGCGCCTGCAGCCCTATCGCGACCCGCGCGAGTTCATCGCCGCCGATGAGGCTTTCAGCCAACTGCGCGCCGGCTACGCGCGGGACATGTCGCTGGCGCGGGCGCTAACGCCCGAACACGAATCCCCAAGCCACTGCCTGCTGCGGCTGCCAAACGAGCCTTGGGCGCGCCGAGTCAGCGGCGTGCTTGGCAATGCACTGGCCCAGCAAGCTCCAGGGCGCGCCCATGCCCTGCTAACGGCACTCGAGCAAGGCGGCTATTTGGTCAGTGTGCGCGCCCCGCTCGAGCGCCCCGATGGCGCCGATGCGCTCTGCCGTCAGTTCCCCACCGGCGGAGGGCGCAGTGCCGCCGCTGGCATCAACGCGCTGCCGGAATCCGACTATGATCGATTCCTGGCTGCCTTCCATGCCGCTTTCACCTGATCGCGCCCCTCGGCCTCTGCCATCCACCGCCGCTCGGTAAAAACTTGAAAAAGCGCTCCACTGTATTAGAATATACTTATAGACTAACTTAACGGCTCACAGCTTTTTAGGAGCGCGATCATGATCGATTGCAACAGTATGCGCGCAGCCGTCCTCCTGTCAGGCGCTCTCATGCTTGCCGGGCTCCTGTTAGGCGGCATCGCGATGAGTACGCCACTGGTGATACTGGCCAGCTATGCGTCGCTGATTCTTGTTCTGACTGCTAGCCTGGTACTCGCGGGGATTTTTCTTGTTGCCATGATTCCGGGCGTCTCGCGCCGGCTCGAGGAGTGCCAGCACTGATCGCTCCGCGCTGACCACAGACCCACCGGCTGGTGCCGAACAATTTTTTTGCGCAGCCTTTGTTCGACAGCCATGCCCTGGAATGATGGACTAGCACGGGAGCGCTTATGCGCTCCCGTGCCCTCAATGCTCGCCCAGCAAGGCCGCGGCCGCACCGGGTTCAAGCGCGAATTCCTCCTCGACCATGCTATTCCAGGCGGCGCGCTTGAAGGTCTGGCGCTCGGGTACCGGCCGATGCACCAGATTGATGTGGCAGTCTACGCAGGTCTTGCCCTGGGCATCCTCCTGGTGGATCGCCGCCGTGTTGGCCCGCGTCCCCAGAATGGCCTCCTGAGTATGACAGCGCTTGCAGGTGGCTGAGTCACGCTTGCGGAACCAGTCGCGCGCGGCGAAGGCCGCCTCGGGCAAATGCAGGGTATTAATGACCGGGTCATCGTAGTCAGGTCCAAAAAGCTGCTTGATGAGATCCTTGGTGCCCACGGCATGGTCATAGGTCGCCATGATGATACCCTCTGACACATGGCAGTCGCCGCAGCTCGCGCGCACGCCCGAAGGAGAGTTGTAATGCACGGATTGCCGGTAGAAGTCATCCGCGTAGGTCATGGAATGACAAGACAGGCAGAACTCGTTTGAGCTGGTGAAGTGGTCGAACTCGATCAAAAAGAACATGAACACGACGCCGCCGAGGCCGCCAGCCACGAGCGCAAAAAGCACATGACGGGTGATAAAGAGCGGAGCGCGTAGCTTAATCATCACCACGACCCTCGCTGGCTGGGCTGACTGGCACCGCCTCCGTCATCGGAGCAACAGCTTGGGCTTCAGCACCGGCTCGCGGTGACTGACCTGATGGATCCGCGCTTTCCTCAAGCTCGCTCGTGTCTGGCTCGAGCCTGGGTGGCGGTGACCAGCCAAGGATGGGGTTGGCCGCATCAGGACTGGACTGCCAGCGATGATGATCGCTCCTCGCCAACACCGAGTCGACCAACTCGGCCGCCGCACCCCCCGCCACCGCGCGCGCCTCGGGCAGGAAGCGGCTGTAAAAATTCCGCCCGACCAGATACATGCCTTCCCACCAGGCGTGATTGGGGCTCATCATGGCAGCGCCATGGCGCGCGCGCGCGCCCTCGTCATGCCACAGCTCCCAATAGATGAATTCCAGCGGCTCGTCAAAGGGCAGCGGAGTCAGTAGTCCCTGCTCATACAGGCCCTTCATAATGGCGGCCGCCGGCTCGCCAAACTTGCCGTTGTAAAGCTGCACCACCGCATCGAATTGATCCATGAAGCTGGCGGTGAAGGTCTTGCCGTGGCACTCCAGGCACACCATGCTCATAATCTGGCGCCGCCGGTCTGGCCCCACCACCATCTTGACCTTGCCAGTGCCGCCATCGGCCTTGGTCAACTCGCTACCACGTTTGGGCGGCTTCTGGTCTGCCGGGAGTTCGAGTTTCTCGCCACTCTCAAGCACCACCAGATATTGCCGCGCTGAAACCGGGGTGTTCAGGCTCCAGGCGTTGCGCAGGCCCACATCGTGAGTGGATGGAATCTTGCCGGCGCCGCCCATGTGACAGGTCACACAGGTGGGCGCGGCCTTGTAGTCCTGTCCGGCAATCCAGGTATCGGCATCCAAATTCATCGCCTCGCGATTGGCTTTGTAAATCATGCCATGCTTGGATGCCTCGAAGACCTCTTTGTCCGGAGAGTCCGGCCCTGAGTGGCAGCGCACGCAGGCATCCGGCTCGCGCGCCTGCGCCTTGGAGAAGGCATGGCGCCCATGGCAGGAGGAACAGGAGCCCTTGGAACCATCCGGATTGATGCGCCCGATGCCGGAATTCGGCCAGGTCGTCGGATCCAGACTACCGTCGCCACGCACCTTCACACGCGAACCATGGCATTGATCGCAGCCAGCAGCCTGCATGGCCGCGCCGGTCAGATTGTGCGCCAGCGCCGGCACCCGCTCGCTAATAATGGCGTGAGCCTCGGCATGCACCGAGCCGGCCTGTTCCTCGAACTCCTGCTGATGGCAACGCCCGCAGTCCTTGGGTGAAACGATGGTCGCGATGACCTGTCCCTCGTGGGTGATGGCATCGACATCGGCACTGTCAGCCTGATGGCAATCCAAACAGTTGACCCCCGCGCGCTGGTGAGCACTCTCACGCCACTGCTCGGCAAGTCCAGGCGAGGCCTTGGCGTGACAACTGACGCAGTTCTCGCCCTCGGGATGACCCCAATGACTGGGGTCCAATTCGACCTTGGCCGCCTGAGCCAAGGCACCCGTCACGCATAAGACCAACAACAGAATCGGATGCTTCATGAGCGCACCTTACAAATTACCGGATGAACATCAATGTATTGTGAGCTTGGCTGCAGCAGAAAATTTTCCAAAGGGATCCGCGTATCCGCGACCGCCCGCGGTGGGAGCCGGAACGATACGCATCTCTGGCAATGATGAGCAGGCGCTGAAATGAAGAATGCTTCAAATCAAGACCATCCCGCTGTGGAATGCATTAATTAGAATATTCTAATTTAAGAAAATTAAGCGCTAATCATATTGCGCAGGCGACCGGTTTCCTCTCTGATGACAGCCCGCATGATTACAACAAGAAGCGGCGTGGCTGGCAATCTGGTTTATTGACCTGCGCCATGTTTCACGGCACCATTGCTGTGTCATTATGCGATGGCTCAACCGAATTTATTTCGGTCACAGTGCTTCTCCAAATTACAGCCGGTAAAGAGACCACCGGGAGGATGGCCCATGATTCCAAATCAACTTCAATCCCGCACAATACGCGCGGTTATCGTGGCGGCTGCCTTCGTGGCATGCGCCAGCCTGAGCGCCCGTCTAGTGGCGGAAGAAGACTCCAATGGCGCGGAAAATATTCATCACGTGTCTTCCGAGGTATGCGCCAATTGCCATCAGGACATCTATAAACAATGGCAAGGTTCAATGCATGCCAATAGCACGGCATTGACTGATCCTATTCACGGCACTTTCTATAAACAGGAAGCCGGCGACCCCACCGAGGAAGGCGTTCTGCATAAAGCGTCGGGCAAATACCCTATCTGCCTGCAATGTCACGCACCCAATGCCGCGCTTGATAAGACCACCAAGCTTGACGCCAAACCTGCTTATCTAGAAGGTGTGAATTGCGTTGCCTGTCACACCCTTGCCAGTTATAAAGGGATCGAGGGTCCGGACGGCAAACTGCGACTGGGCGTGCAGTCCTATGAAGTCGCGGATGTACTGCAGGGACCATCGGGCATGAATAACAGGCTTGCCGAACTGGCCAGCAGTGGAGATGACCTTTTCGGCGGCGCTGGTGTTGGCGCTGCTGACTCGCAAAAGCCCA includes:
- a CDS encoding YfgM family protein, coding for MVDLQTDEEKAEAIKKWWKENGLAVVSGVVIGLAAIFGWRAWVGYQEQRGQQASLAFEELMVTVSQVSNMPPAQGGVASESDPAEPGGSAAGQARDSLLSVATEQQSRLSENHGSTAYEYFGQLALAKARNDQSQSAAAAEALRAAIDQAPTPLLKTLAGLRLARVLIGIQDYAAAGAVIDQHDNNESFAADFAALRGDIALAEDRIEDARAAYRQALEGDVAAAGLIELKLQDLPPPAGS
- the hisS gene encoding histidine--tRNA ligase, producing MVEQTRVAMPAQAPAKPPAQLKAVRGMHDILPADSARWQWLEGCARDLLAGYGYREIRMPLVEQTGLFRRSIGEVTDIVEKEMYSFEDRGGDHLSLRPEGTASCVRAAIEHGLLGQPQRLWYAGPMFRRERPQRGRYRQFHQIGVEVFGLSGPDIDLEQILLTRRLWEALGLTDLHLELNSLGDPADRVRYREDLVAYLDQYRDALDEDSLRRLATNPLRVLDSKNPLLRELIDAAPSLLDYLGSEARAHFDALCRGLEGAGLEVRINPRLVRGLDYYNRTVFEWVTDALGAQGAVCAGGRYDGLVEQLGGRATPAIGFAMGLERLLDLSAPSAADLKDAPDLYLVAVGEQAEARAVLVAEQVREQLPGVRLLCHCGGGSFKSQFKKADRSGAHFALVLGDEELAGGQVSVKPLRGEGAQESVALADLSRNLAGKLGL
- a CDS encoding RodZ domain-containing protein; protein product: MHSIDEPTPALHTDTTDPLHDSPGRQLRVARESSGLTLTQVAAEMHLSVGTIEALEDDHYDGLPSEVFIIGYLRTYARILGLNPVPLLDQYRRQRPDGRYPALPVERAQEGGGRPFQIPLMPLLGLVLLLVLGGAVWFVAAQLGGGAFVADLFSPTDEQDSAAVTLSGRVAQPVLPRLADEAEMSASLRTEGRELDEAMVDAATEEENAQADTLDAVPAPEEAPLESGAESSGETGAETGAQSGAPSRATVPSEQNPASLIVIIDRDATDPAASENDVAAENGNSDASAAAEIIMTFSGPCWVDVRDSTGEYKLFGEMNKGDRRVLGGRGPYSIILGNAAAVALTVDGKEFDVEAVARGNVARFELDPATR
- the pilW gene encoding type IV pilus biogenesis/stability protein PilW, with product MLPGGDDDGIDDHDLQVELGTAKESPADLYVNMASAYLQRGQIEAALTRAKQGVREDRGSARARYMLAIVYQRIGEHAEAEKEFGKAVKIDPKNPDYRNAWGVVLCKQQRYQDAEEQFQQALSKPLYANPEVALANAADCARRAGDVVAAERYWRQALEKNPRFGPALLNMASQALANGDAQGARGYMSRYVAAGNAATANALLLAVRIERALGNDAAAKKLEGSLRQRFPDAPEIMELAP
- the ndk gene encoding nucleoside-diphosphate kinase; this translates as MSVQQTLSIIKPNAVAKNAIGAICERFEKAGLRIVAARMSHLTREQATAFYAVHQGKPFFDELVGFMTSGPVLAMALEGEDAIALNREIMGATNPAQAAPGTIRADFADSFTENAVHGSDAPDTAATEIAFFFPEGVCPRTR
- a CDS encoding acetyltransferase; translated protein: MSDYDLFNGDADGLCALQQLRLAEPRASQLITGVKRDIALLGQVRPAPGDRLTVLDISLDKNRTDLERVLAAGATVRWFDHHYAGEIPTHDRLEAHIDPCPDQGTSLLVNTALDGHFLPWALVGTFGDNFDARARRLATAAGLSEQDTDALRELGILLNYNGYGAQVSDLHFAPDALFRRLQPYRDPREFIAADEAFSQLRAGYARDMSLARALTPEHESPSHCLLRLPNEPWARRVSGVLGNALAQQAPGRAHALLTALEQGGYLVSVRAPLERPDGADALCRQFPTGGGRSAAAGINALPESDYDRFLAAFHAAFT
- a CDS encoding cytochrome c3 family protein, whose translation is MIKLRAPLFITRHVLFALVAGGLGGVVFMFFLIEFDHFTSSNEFCLSCHSMTYADDFYRQSVHYNSPSGVRASCGDCHVSEGIIMATYDHAVGTKDLIKQLFGPDYDDPVINTLHLPEAAFAARDWFRKRDSATCKRCHTQEAILGTRANTAAIHQEDAQGKTCVDCHINLVHRPVPERQTFKRAAWNSMVEEEFALEPGAAAALLGEH
- a CDS encoding multiheme c-type cytochrome, which translates into the protein MKHPILLLVLCVTGALAQAAKVELDPSHWGHPEGENCVSCHAKASPGLAEQWRESAHQRAGVNCLDCHQADSADVDAITHEGQVIATIVSPKDCGRCHQQEFEEQAGSVHAEAHAIISERVPALAHNLTGAAMQAAGCDQCHGSRVKVRGDGSLDPTTWPNSGIGRINPDGSKGSCSSCHGRHAFSKAQAREPDACVRCHSGPDSPDKEVFEASKHGMIYKANREAMNLDADTWIAGQDYKAAPTCVTCHMGGAGKIPSTHDVGLRNAWSLNTPVSARQYLVVLESGEKLELPADQKPPKRGSELTKADGGTGKVKMVVGPDRRRQIMSMVCLECHGKTFTASFMDQFDAVVQLYNGKFGEPAAAIMKGLYEQGLLTPLPFDEPLEFIYWELWHDEGARARHGAAMMSPNHAWWEGMYLVGRNFYSRFLPEARAVAGGAAAELVDSVLARSDHHRWQSSPDAANPILGWSPPPRLEPDTSELEESADPSGQSPRAGAEAQAVAPMTEAVPVSPASEGRGDD